TAAAAGCGATCGTGGAGATCCAGATCGTTACGACCAGGTATTTGCGATGGCGCTGCATCCATGTGATCATTAAAGCGTCCTGTTGTAGAATTCAGATATTTTATTGCGTTTAGCATTAAACTTGGATGAAAAGAACCCTTGGCTAACGCGTGTTATCACATTATAACCCAAAAAAGGGAGGTTTTCATGAACAATTCGGAGATGGCGCGGCGCGATTTGAACGTTGTGTGGCATCCGTGCACACAGATGAAGGATCACGAGACTCTTCCGATGACGCCGATTTCACGCGGTGAAGGGGTCTGGCTCGAAGATTTTGAAGGGCATCGCTTCATCGATGCGATCAGCAGCTGGTGGGTCAATCTTTTCGGTCATTCGAACCCCTACATCAACGGCAAAATCAAAGAACAGCTCGAAACCCTCGAACACGTCATTCTTGCAGGATTTACCCACGAGGGGGTCGTGCGCCTCTCCGAACGGCTCGTCGCCCTTTCACCCGAGGGGCTAACGCGCTGTTTTTATGCCGACAACGGTTCGAGCGCCATCGAAGTGGCGCTCAAGATGAGCTACCATTTTCATCGTAACCGTGGGGAGGAACGCCCTCTTTTCGTCTCTTTGTCGGAGAGTTATCACGGCGAAACGCTCGGAGCCCTCGCGGTTGGGGACGTTTCGCTTTACAAAGAGACTTATGAGCCACTTTTGATCCGTTCACTGGTTACCCCTTCGCCCCGGGATCAGAGCCTTGAAGCGGCGCTCGAAGCCTCGGAAACATTCGGAAGACTTTTGAGGGAACGGGGCAAAGAGATATCGGCGCTGATCGTGGAACCGCTAGTGCAGTGCGCGGGAGGAATGAGAATGTACCATCCCCGTTTTCTCAGCGAAGCCAAGCGGTTGTGCG
The DNA window shown above is from Campylobacterota bacterium and carries:
- a CDS encoding adenosylmethionine--8-amino-7-oxononanoate transaminase codes for the protein MNNSEMARRDLNVVWHPCTQMKDHETLPMTPISRGEGVWLEDFEGHRFIDAISSWWVNLFGHSNPYINGKIKEQLETLEHVILAGFTHEGVVRLSERLVALSPEGLTRCFYADNGSSAIEVALKMSYHFHRNRGEERPLFVSLSESYHGETLGALAVGDVSLYKETYEPLLIRSLVTPSPRDQSLEAALEASETFGRLLRERGKEISALIVEPLVQCAGGMRMYHPRFLSEAKRLCEEYGIHFIADEIAVGFGRTGTLFACEQAGISPDFMALSKGLTGGYLPLSVVLTTEEVYGAFYCDYNPAKSFLHSHSYTGNALACAAANATLDLFESECVIESNRRLIGVIERELKRFERYEKVKETRQCGMIAAIELDGFDPKARIGLEIHRRCMEKGVLIRPLGSVVYVMTPYVITPDELVRVFDAIESAVAAISVDV